In a single window of the Vitis vinifera cultivar Pinot Noir 40024 chromosome 6, ASM3070453v1 genome:
- the LOC100246094 gene encoding aluminum-activated malate transporter 2 — MSSVDHERAGFIGRGWKWLKGSIVKCRDKVVEVARKTKKLGQDDPRRIIHSLKAGLAVSLVSLLYYFKPLYGGFGVSTMWAVLTVVVVFEFSVGATLGRGLNRGLATMLAGALGVGAHYLANLPGRTAQPILLVLFVFLLAAAVSFVRFFPKMKARYDYGLLIFMLTFCLVSITGYQDKEVLDLAHKRLSTILIGSFTAVFVSICICPVWAGDDLHKLVSGNVEKLGNFLEGFAGEYFKVPGDGESRDNKTFLQGYRSILTSKNSEDSLTNFARWEPRHGRFRFRHPWKQYQKIGSLTRQCAYHIEALRIYPYPDIQAPAEIQRQIQDACTEMSTESGKALKELASAIKSMTKPSSVNTHIVNSKTAAKVLKFLLKTSSCEDFVLLEVMPTAMVAAQLVEVVTCVEKIAESVHELASLAHFKDAKPEQKPALGQPQQLQQTMQQFSGIEGPHHIITINGSSAVLPEVSIQECGTVVHVTNTDIIKGSKAKTNVREMRQYLSF, encoded by the exons ATGAGCTCTGTGGATCATGAAAGAGCAGGGTTCATTGGTCGTGGGTGGAAGTGGCTAAAGGGCTCGATTGTGAAGTGTAGGGACAAGGTGGTAGAGGTTGCCAGGAAGACGAAGAAACTTGGGCAGGACGATCCCAGGAGGATTATCCATTCTCTAAAAGCGGGTCTTGCTGTCAGCTTGGTATCGTTGCTCTACTACTTCAAACCTCTTTATGGCGGTTTTGGGGTGTCGACAATGTGGGCTGTTTTAACTGTGGTGGTAGTATTCGAATTCTCTGTGG GAGCAACGCTTGGAAGAGGTTTGAACAGGGGGTTGGCCACAATGTTGGCTGGTGCTCTAGGTGTTGGTGCTCATTATTTGGCAAATTTACCTGGCAGGACAGCCCAGCCCATACTCTTGGTGCTGTTTGTTTTCCTTCTGG CTGCAGCGGTGTCATTCGTAAGATTTTTTCCTAAAATGAAGGCGCGATACGATTATGGGTTGCTGATATTTATGTTGACGTTCTGTTTGGTATCTATAACGGGCTATCAGGATAAAGAGGTGTTAGATTTGGCCCATAAAAGGCTATCAACCATCCTCATTGGTAGCTTCACGGCTGTGTTTGTATCCATATGCATCTGCCCAGTGTGGGCTGGTGATGATCTTCACAAGCTGGTTTCTGGCAACGTAGAAAAGCTTGGGAACTTCTTAGAAG GATTTGCAGGGGAATATTTTAAGGTCCCAGGGGATGGAGAATCGAGGGATAACAAAACATTTCTTCAAGGGTACAGAAGTATTCTCACTTCAAAAAACAGTGAGGATTCCTTG ACTAATTTTGCAAGATGGGAGCCTCGTCACGGTCGTTTCAGGTTTCGTCATCCCTGGAAACAATATCAGAAGATTGGATCCCTAACCCGGCAATGCGCCTATCACATTGAAGCTCTTAGAATCTACCCCTACCCTGATATCCAA GCCCCGGCAGAAATCCAAAGACAAATTCAGGATGCTTGCACAGAGATGAGTACGGAATCAGGAAAAGCTTTGAAAGAACTAGCATCTGCAATCAAAAGCATGACTAAACCATCCTCTGTTAATACCCATATTGTAAACTCAAAAACTGCTGCCAAAGTCCTCAAATTTTTGCTTAAAACTAGTTCTTGTGAAGACTTTGTCCTCTTGGAGGTAATGCCAACCGCTATGGTAGCTGCACAACTAGTAGAAGTCGTCACTTGTGTGGAGAAAATTGCTGAGTCTGTTCATGAACTAGCCTCGCTTGCCCATTTCAAAGATGCCAAGCCCGAACAGAAACCAGCACTTGGGCAACCACAACAACTTCAGCAAACAATGCAACAATTCTCTGGCATAGAGGGACCTCATCATATCATTACAATTAATGGGTCATCTGCAGTTTTACCAGAGGTGTCCATTCAGGAATGTGGAACTGTGGTACATGTTACAAACACAGACATTATAAAAGGCTCCAAAGCTAAAACAAACGTGCGGGAGATGAGGCAATATCTTTCATTTTAA